A region of Moorena producens PAL-8-15-08-1 DNA encodes the following proteins:
- a CDS encoding acyl-CoA desaturase has product MSISSSTAPQVSTLQKTVVTTVIAMSPLGVIAAIVVMLLQKLNVQPLDIGLFLGMYILNFIGITVGYHRLFSHRAFHTGPFIRAFLAIAGCMAAQGPVTSWVHHHRCHHIYSDQDGDTHSPHLHQGGFWGFIQGFWHSHIAWIVNVDWQPPYKYAPDLIKDKLIRRIDNLYVFWVLLSLLIPGFLGGVLTGSVSGVLGGLIWGGAFRIFLVRQITFCVNSVCHLWGNELFTTSDMSKNNPIVAILTLGEGWHNNHHAFPNSARFGHYWWQLDLGWLFILLLQRLGLAWNVKLPSKDELQPRSI; this is encoded by the coding sequence GTGTCAATCTCTTCATCTACTGCCCCACAAGTCAGCACACTTCAGAAAACTGTAGTTACTACCGTGATCGCGATGTCCCCTTTGGGAGTAATCGCTGCGATAGTAGTTATGTTGCTTCAGAAACTGAACGTCCAGCCTCTCGATATTGGTCTTTTTCTCGGGATGTACATCCTGAATTTCATCGGTATTACCGTCGGGTATCACAGGCTTTTTAGCCATCGTGCCTTCCATACTGGACCTTTTATAAGGGCATTCTTAGCCATTGCTGGATGTATGGCAGCTCAAGGACCAGTCACTAGCTGGGTTCACCATCATCGCTGCCATCATATTTACTCTGACCAAGACGGAGACACTCACTCACCCCATCTTCACCAGGGAGGATTTTGGGGATTTATCCAAGGGTTTTGGCATTCCCATATTGCTTGGATTGTGAATGTGGATTGGCAGCCTCCCTATAAGTATGCTCCTGACCTAATCAAGGACAAGCTGATCCGAAGAATAGACAACCTCTACGTCTTTTGGGTATTGCTGTCCCTGTTAATTCCTGGTTTCCTGGGTGGAGTCTTGACTGGTTCTGTCTCAGGAGTCTTAGGTGGTTTAATCTGGGGCGGAGCATTTCGGATTTTTCTGGTCCGTCAAATCACCTTTTGTGTCAACTCAGTTTGCCACCTCTGGGGAAACGAGCTGTTCACTACCTCTGATATGAGCAAAAACAATCCTATTGTCGCCATCTTGACCCTTGGTGAAGGGTGGCACAATAATCACCATGCCTTTCCCAACTCAGCAAGATTTGGACATTATTGGTGGCAACTTGACCTGGGTTGGTTGTTCATCCTGCTGCTTCAGCGCTTAGGACTAGCCTGGAATGTCAAATTACCATCAAAAGACGAACTGCAACCTAGAAGTATCTAA
- a CDS encoding NUDIX hydrolase: protein MSSKQVQVAIAILYRQGQFLMQLRDNIPGILYPGLWGLFGGHIEPGETPIEALKRELVEEISYALPSASLFGHYPEPHVFRHVFAVPLTVEVSQLVLGEGWDMGLLTPEQIRQGESYSAKAGQVRPLGPAHQRILLDFLEKRSSLV, encoded by the coding sequence ATGAGCAGTAAGCAAGTTCAAGTAGCGATCGCTATTCTATATCGGCAAGGTCAGTTCCTGATGCAGCTACGGGACAATATTCCTGGTATTCTTTACCCCGGTTTGTGGGGTTTATTTGGGGGACACATCGAACCTGGAGAAACCCCTATCGAAGCTCTCAAGCGGGAATTGGTGGAAGAAATTAGCTATGCACTACCCTCAGCATCTTTGTTTGGCCATTATCCTGAACCCCATGTGTTCCGCCATGTTTTTGCAGTACCCCTGACCGTGGAAGTCTCACAATTGGTCTTAGGGGAAGGCTGGGATATGGGCTTGTTAACTCCTGAGCAGATTCGTCAGGGCGAGTCTTATTCTGCCAAGGCTGGTCAGGTGCGACCCCTTGGTCCTGCTCATCAGCGTATTTTACTGGATTTTCTGGAGAAGCGATCCAGCTTAGTATAA
- the crtE gene encoding geranylgeranyl diphosphate synthase CrtE: MVATEGRPTPKRESPSLDLVTYLKERKALIESALDQALPRMEPDKIYEAMRYSLLAGGKRLRPILCLATCELMGGTVEMAMPTSCALEMIHTMSLIHDDLPAMDNDDYRRGKLTNHKVFGEDIAILAGDGLLAYAFEYAAAQTKNVPAPQVLQVVAWLGRAVGASGLVGGQVLDLESEGKSDIKEETLTFIHTHKTGALLEACVVCGGILAGATTANLQRLSKYAQNIGLAFQIVDDILDITATQEELGKTAGKDVKAQKATYPSLWGLEASKAKAQELVNEAKAQMESFGEKAQPLIAIADFIVNRTH, translated from the coding sequence ATGGTAGCGACGGAGGGGCGACCTACCCCCAAGAGGGAATCCCCAAGTTTAGACTTAGTAACTTACTTAAAAGAGCGAAAGGCTCTAATTGAGTCAGCTTTAGACCAGGCTCTGCCCCGAATGGAGCCCGACAAAATTTACGAGGCAATGCGTTATTCTCTTTTGGCTGGAGGTAAACGCTTGCGCCCGATTCTGTGCCTAGCTACCTGTGAGCTGATGGGTGGCACAGTGGAGATGGCAATGCCAACCTCCTGCGCTCTGGAAATGATCCATACCATGTCATTGATTCATGATGACCTACCAGCAATGGACAATGACGATTACCGTCGGGGTAAACTAACTAACCACAAAGTATTTGGTGAGGACATTGCCATCCTCGCAGGTGATGGTTTATTAGCTTATGCATTTGAATATGCGGCGGCTCAAACTAAAAATGTACCAGCTCCCCAAGTTTTGCAGGTAGTTGCCTGGTTGGGTAGAGCAGTCGGGGCATCCGGATTGGTTGGGGGTCAAGTGCTTGATCTCGAATCAGAAGGTAAGTCGGATATTAAAGAAGAAACGCTCACCTTTATCCATACTCATAAAACTGGTGCTTTGTTAGAAGCCTGTGTAGTTTGTGGTGGAATATTGGCAGGGGCAACCACAGCTAATTTACAAAGGCTATCCAAATATGCCCAAAATATTGGTTTAGCATTTCAAATTGTCGATGACATCCTAGACATAACTGCTACCCAGGAGGAACTGGGTAAAACAGCAGGTAAGGATGTTAAAGCACAAAAGGCAACTTATCCTAGCCTCTGGGGGCTAGAGGCATCAAAAGCCAAAGCCCAAGAGCTGGTGAATGAGGCAAAAGCTCAAATGGAATCCTTTGGGGAAAAGGCTCAACCCCTGATTGCGATCGCTGATTTTATTGTGAATCGCACTCATTAA
- a CDS encoding RNA-guided endonuclease InsQ/TnpB family protein, translated as MYKALQTKLKLNNHQKTLMAKHAGYSRWVYNWGLALWQQAYSEGLKPSASKLRKLFTNHVKPQYPWMNQLSSKVYQYAFIDLGEAIARFFKGNGGYPRFKKKGAHDSFTIDNSGAPIKLSGCKHKLPLLGWVRTYEPLPEVTTKKITISRQADGWYLSFHYGHEPNPTPKQIDVVGVDLGVKALAVLSTGEIICGSKPYRQAKKQLARCQRDLSRKVKGSQNWYKAVNRLAKKHQRVANIRKDTLHKLTAYLAKNHGTVAIEDLNVSGMMANHRLAGSVADQGFYEFKRQLEYKCEWYGSKLVIVDRFYPSSQLCSSCGHRQKMTLKIRTYNCPKCGLSLDRDLNAAINLKNAVGSMVSACGRSAADSSGRSRK; from the coding sequence ATGTATAAAGCTCTTCAAACTAAACTAAAGCTAAATAACCATCAGAAAACTTTGATGGCTAAACATGCAGGGTATTCTCGATGGGTTTATAACTGGGGATTGGCTTTATGGCAACAAGCTTACTCAGAAGGGCTAAAGCCATCAGCTAGTAAGCTCAGAAAGCTTTTTACCAATCACGTAAAGCCTCAATACCCTTGGATGAATCAGTTATCCTCCAAAGTGTACCAATACGCTTTTATTGATTTAGGAGAAGCTATAGCGCGATTTTTTAAAGGTAATGGTGGATACCCTAGATTTAAGAAAAAAGGAGCCCATGATAGCTTTACTATTGATAATTCTGGAGCACCAATTAAACTCTCAGGCTGCAAGCATAAACTACCATTACTAGGTTGGGTGAGGACTTATGAGCCTTTGCCAGAAGTGACGACAAAGAAAATTACCATATCTCGTCAGGCTGACGGTTGGTATCTAAGTTTTCATTATGGACATGAACCAAACCCAACCCCAAAGCAAATAGATGTAGTGGGAGTAGATTTAGGGGTCAAGGCATTAGCCGTACTAAGTACTGGGGAAATTATATGTGGTTCTAAACCTTATCGCCAAGCCAAAAAACAACTAGCGAGGTGTCAGCGTGACTTGTCCAGAAAAGTTAAAGGTTCTCAGAACTGGTACAAAGCCGTAAACCGACTAGCCAAAAAACATCAGAGAGTAGCCAACATTCGCAAAGATACATTACATAAACTGACTGCCTACTTAGCTAAGAACCACGGCACGGTAGCAATTGAAGATTTGAATGTATCAGGCATGATGGCTAATCACAGGCTAGCTGGGTCTGTTGCTGACCAAGGGTTTTACGAATTCAAGAGACAGCTGGAATACAAATGTGAATGGTATGGCTCAAAGTTAGTCATTGTAGACAGATTCTACCCATCATCTCAACTGTGTTCAAGTTGTGGGCATCGTCAAAAAATGACCTTGAAAATCAGGACTTACAACTGTCCTAAGTGTGGGTTGAGTCTTGACAGAGACTTAAACGCAGCAATTAATTTAAAAAACGCCGTAGGCTCTATGGTGTCTGCCTGTGGACGGAGTGCTGCCGACAGTTCCGGAAGAAGCAGGAAATAA
- a CDS encoding divergent PAP2 family protein produces the protein MQDFSDILNNQVLLVALIACLVAQLFKFLVDLTKNRKPNLQVLITAGGMPSSHSALVTALAFGVGQTVGWASPEFAIALVFAIIVMYDATGVRQAAGKQARILNQIIDQFFSEDKELKEDRLKELLGHTPFQVLVGLVLGIAISCIAATAY, from the coding sequence ATGCAGGACTTTAGCGACATCCTAAACAACCAGGTGTTGCTGGTTGCGCTCATTGCTTGTCTGGTAGCTCAACTATTTAAGTTTTTGGTTGATCTAACCAAAAATCGCAAACCTAATCTTCAGGTATTGATAACTGCTGGTGGAATGCCTAGTTCTCACTCAGCACTCGTCACTGCCTTGGCATTTGGTGTAGGACAAACAGTAGGATGGGCTTCTCCAGAGTTTGCGATCGCTTTAGTGTTTGCCATCATAGTCATGTATGATGCTACTGGTGTCAGGCAAGCTGCCGGTAAGCAAGCTCGAATTCTCAACCAAATTATCGATCAGTTTTTTAGCGAAGACAAAGAGTTGAAAGAAGACCGCCTTAAGGAATTATTAGGTCATACACCTTTTCAGGTGCTTGTTGGTTTGGTGTTAGGTATCGCTATTTCTTGTATAGCAGCAACGGCTTATTAA
- a CDS encoding phage tail assembly protein has product MLKSQFPYIELRSRELASRAVRAIKDWNYNHPEHKWCITNKLISELTGVTPKAIAKVVEGMGIEDYNAMQGLTPVVNRSRKAAVGSISDVVSIADMLGVD; this is encoded by the coding sequence GTGCTTAAGAGCCAATTTCCTTATATCGAACTCAGGTCAAGAGAGTTAGCCAGTCGAGCAGTCAGAGCTATTAAGGACTGGAATTACAATCATCCAGAGCATAAGTGGTGCATAACTAACAAGCTGATTAGTGAGCTAACTGGGGTGACCCCAAAAGCGATCGCTAAGGTTGTAGAGGGAATGGGGATTGAAGACTACAACGCCATGCAGGGACTGACTCCAGTGGTTAATCGCAGTAGGAAAGCTGCTGTAGGAAGCATTTCTGATGTGGTCAGCATAGCTGATATGTTGGGGGTGGATTAG
- a CDS encoding MgPME-cyclase complex family protein — protein sequence MQTYYYVLASQKFFEEEPLEEVLRERTRHYHEQEKEIDFWLVNQPAFLESSQMSQVKQECPQPATAIISTNPKFITWLKLRLEFVKTGEFQAPSDDIPDPLASLASV from the coding sequence ATGCAAACTTACTACTACGTTTTAGCCAGTCAAAAGTTCTTTGAAGAAGAACCATTGGAGGAAGTACTTCGGGAACGTACCAGGCACTATCATGAACAGGAAAAAGAAATAGACTTTTGGTTAGTCAACCAGCCAGCATTCTTGGAAAGTTCCCAAATGTCCCAGGTCAAGCAGGAATGTCCGCAACCAGCCACGGCAATTATTTCTACTAATCCTAAGTTCATCACCTGGTTAAAGCTGCGCCTAGAATTTGTCAAAACTGGTGAATTTCAGGCACCATCAGATGATATACCTGACCCTCTAGCGTCTCTGGCATCAGTTTGA
- a CDS encoding pyridoxine 5'-phosphate synthase: MLTLGVNIDHIATIRQARRTVEPDPVAAAVLAELAGADGITAHLREDRRHIQHRDIALLRQTVRTHLNLEMAPTDEMVAIALEVKPDYVTLVPEKREEVTTEGGLDVAGQMPRLSEVVAQLQRAGIPVSLFIDADPAQIDASAKTKAKFIELHTGSYAEATDEVSQAKELKVLASGCQQAIAAGLRVNAGHGLTYWNVYPVACIEGMEELNIGHSIIARASLVGIERAVREMKQAMQGKF; the protein is encoded by the coding sequence GTGCTAACACTTGGCGTAAATATTGACCATATTGCCACAATTCGTCAGGCGCGGCGCACTGTAGAACCTGACCCAGTGGCAGCAGCGGTGTTGGCAGAGCTTGCTGGTGCGGATGGCATCACTGCACATCTAAGAGAGGACCGACGTCACATTCAACACAGAGACATTGCTCTGTTAAGACAAACGGTGCGAACTCATCTGAATTTGGAAATGGCACCTACCGATGAAATGGTAGCGATCGCTCTAGAGGTCAAACCCGATTACGTTACCCTCGTACCAGAAAAACGAGAAGAAGTGACTACCGAGGGAGGGCTAGATGTAGCAGGACAAATGCCTCGCCTTAGTGAGGTTGTAGCCCAGTTACAGAGGGCTGGTATTCCCGTTAGCTTATTTATAGACGCTGATCCTGCCCAAATCGATGCTTCTGCTAAAACAAAAGCTAAATTTATTGAGCTGCACACGGGAAGTTATGCAGAAGCTACTGATGAAGTCAGTCAGGCTAAAGAATTAAAAGTTTTGGCCTCCGGATGCCAACAAGCGATTGCTGCTGGCTTACGAGTTAATGCTGGTCATGGTCTTACCTACTGGAATGTTTACCCGGTTGCTTGTATCGAAGGTATGGAAGAACTAAATATTGGTCATAGCATCATTGCTAGGGCATCTTTGGTAGGTATAGAACGGGCGGTCAGAGAAATGAAACAAGCGATGCAAGGTAAATTTTGA
- a CDS encoding IS982 family transposase: protein MDIETLFWELDDFCKVFELGVKSQFISDKITQKKRKRKNRLALSEVMTILIYFHGSNYRCFKRYYINHIANYNSSHFPNLVSYNRFIELIPQTLMPLLCYLNSRKGKNTGISFIDSTPIPICHPKRAKRNKVFKGLSAWGKNSIGWYYGFKLHLIINDQGELLAFQLTPANVDDRVPVPSLAQNLEGRLFGDKGYISKKLFKELSLHSLKLITPFKKNMKNQLVELWEKFMLRKRSLIETVNDQLKTIYQVSHSRHRSVSNFMVNMIAGLVAYTFQNKKPSLKVEKTEQENLPALVG, encoded by the coding sequence ATAGATATAGAGACTTTGTTCTGGGAGTTAGACGATTTTTGTAAAGTTTTTGAATTGGGAGTTAAAAGCCAGTTTATTTCTGACAAAATAACCCAAAAAAAAAGAAAAAGAAAAAATCGTCTAGCTTTAAGTGAAGTGATGACAATACTAATTTATTTTCATGGCTCTAATTATCGTTGCTTTAAAAGGTATTATATCAATCACATTGCTAACTATAACTCAAGTCATTTCCCCAATTTAGTTAGTTATAATCGCTTTATTGAATTAATCCCTCAAACCTTAATGCCATTACTTTGTTATCTGAATAGTCGCAAAGGAAAAAATACGGGCATTAGTTTTATTGATAGTACACCTATTCCAATCTGTCATCCAAAAAGAGCAAAAAGAAATAAGGTATTTAAGGGATTATCTGCTTGGGGAAAGAACTCTATAGGTTGGTATTATGGGTTTAAGCTACATCTTATCATTAATGATCAAGGAGAATTATTAGCCTTTCAATTGACACCAGCCAATGTGGATGATCGAGTACCAGTACCCAGCTTAGCACAAAATTTAGAGGGAAGACTTTTTGGAGATAAAGGATACATTTCCAAGAAATTATTTAAAGAGTTATCTTTACACTCCCTCAAGCTGATTACTCCTTTTAAGAAAAATATGAAGAATCAGCTAGTTGAGTTGTGGGAAAAATTTATGCTAAGAAAACGTTCATTGATAGAAACCGTTAATGACCAATTAAAAACTATTTATCAAGTTTCTCATTCTCGTCATAGAAGTGTCTCTAACTTTATGGTAAATATGATAGCTGGTTTAGTAGCTTATACATTTCAAAACAAAAAACCTTCTTTAAAGGTAGAGAAAACTGAACAGGAAAATCTACCCGCTTTAGTCGGGTAA
- the folD gene encoding bifunctional methylenetetrahydrofolate dehydrogenase/methenyltetrahydrofolate cyclohydrolase FolD encodes MTNILDGKTIAKKIQTQLQEQTQKLTLKYGRPPGLAVLMVGDNPASAAYVRNKERACGQVGIASFGRHFSSNTSQAELEQTINSLNQDQRVDGILVQLPLPDHLDAVSLLHQIHPDKDVDGLHPVNLGRLLRGEPGLRSCTPAGIMHLLQEYQINLSGKQTVVVGRSILVGKPLALMLLEANATVTIAHSRTQDLGELTRRADILVAAVGRPQLITRDMVKPGAVVIDVGINRVSDQQEKSRLVGDVHFDSVQETARYITPVPGGVGPMTVAMLLNNTILSYTNRYS; translated from the coding sequence ATGACCAACATACTCGATGGTAAGACCATAGCTAAAAAAATTCAGACCCAGCTGCAAGAACAGACACAGAAGCTGACGTTAAAATATGGACGACCACCTGGATTAGCAGTGTTGATGGTAGGTGACAACCCTGCTAGCGCTGCCTATGTTCGTAATAAGGAACGTGCCTGTGGTCAGGTGGGCATTGCTTCTTTTGGTCGTCATTTTTCCAGTAACACGTCCCAAGCAGAACTTGAGCAAACCATTAACTCCCTCAATCAAGATCAGCGTGTAGATGGAATTCTGGTCCAGCTGCCCTTACCCGACCACCTAGATGCTGTTTCATTACTGCACCAAATCCATCCGGATAAAGATGTTGATGGATTACACCCTGTTAATCTAGGTCGTCTGCTCAGGGGAGAGCCTGGTTTACGTAGCTGTACACCAGCAGGGATCATGCACCTGTTGCAAGAGTACCAGATTAATTTGTCTGGTAAACAGACAGTAGTGGTAGGACGTAGTATTTTAGTAGGTAAACCTCTGGCACTGATGCTACTAGAAGCCAACGCTACAGTCACAATTGCTCATTCGCGCACCCAAGATCTGGGTGAGCTGACACGTCGAGCTGATATTTTGGTAGCAGCTGTGGGACGACCTCAACTGATTACCAGGGACATGGTAAAACCAGGTGCTGTGGTAATTGATGTTGGTATCAATCGCGTTAGTGATCAACAAGAAAAATCTCGTCTTGTAGGAGATGTCCACTTTGACTCTGTTCAGGAAACCGCCCGATATATTACCCCTGTCCCTGGTGGCGTCGGACCGATGACAGTGGCTATGCTACTAAATAATACAATCCTTAGTTATACAAATAGGTATTCTTGA
- a CDS encoding YaaW family protein, with translation MDELRTALELATVEELQQMTDILFCRRFNPLDYLQLPEPIDIQSQNREAWLDSLEERFRFLAADGVTVLKGRTSEVTYRQALIQVCRYLKIPYYQRLTTTDLEAEIFLHLMEKTWKRLPTQEQQSLTVQVQKSLAKSKLPEPLPVQIQHNPIDFLLKGGSALALTSILKPIILQQVARQFALHFARYQVAKQALVKGGLAAAAQFQNYFTLQTARQGMALSAARYGVTRSVFACLGPIMWSYFFVDLGWRAIATNYGRIIPTILTLAQIRLTRAECWEPV, from the coding sequence TTGGATGAGCTTAGAACTGCGTTAGAGTTAGCAACCGTTGAAGAATTACAACAAATGACAGACATTCTATTCTGTCGTAGGTTTAATCCCTTAGATTACCTTCAGCTCCCTGAGCCAATCGATATCCAAAGCCAAAACCGTGAAGCTTGGTTGGATTCCCTCGAAGAGCGATTTCGCTTCTTGGCAGCAGATGGAGTAACAGTACTGAAGGGACGAACGAGTGAAGTAACCTACCGACAAGCCCTGATTCAAGTTTGTCGTTACCTCAAAATTCCTTACTATCAACGTCTGACTACAACTGACTTGGAAGCAGAAATATTTCTTCACCTCATGGAGAAAACCTGGAAACGCTTACCAACCCAAGAGCAGCAATCCCTCACAGTACAGGTACAGAAATCCTTAGCTAAGTCAAAACTTCCTGAACCCTTACCTGTACAAATCCAGCACAATCCTATCGACTTTTTACTCAAAGGTGGTAGCGCCCTAGCATTGACCTCGATTCTAAAGCCAATAATACTACAACAGGTGGCACGTCAGTTTGCCCTGCATTTCGCTCGCTATCAGGTGGCTAAACAAGCCCTAGTGAAGGGGGGTTTGGCAGCAGCAGCTCAGTTTCAGAACTACTTTACACTACAAACAGCACGACAGGGAATGGCACTGAGTGCTGCTCGTTATGGAGTTACTAGGAGTGTTTTTGCCTGCCTAGGTCCGATCATGTGGAGCTATTTCTTTGTTGACTTAGGCTGGAGAGCGATCGCAACCAACTACGGTCGGATTATTCCAACAATCTTAACCCTAGCACAAATTCGCCTGACTCGTGCTGAGTGCTGGGAACCAGTTTAG